The Dehalogenimonas lykanthroporepellens BL-DC-9 genome includes a window with the following:
- a CDS encoding ABC-2 type transporter (PFAM: ABC-2 type transporter~KEGG: dev:DhcVS_124 ABC transporter, type 2, permease protein) produces MNGRVIGALLKKDLSLFMSSRFYLFITILSLVFYVAIYLIMPANTEEKLSLGMHAPLVPPAFEMLAAEGTEVSYFDSDEALREAVLAGDFNVGLTLPTDIMDTWADGGKPEITVYYAATAPPEIAEAVITLVRELSYIQTGDILAFDTTEEVMGPDLLGEQIALRDRMRPMLVILILLTEIMTLASLIAVEIAQGTARALLVTPMRTGDLFTAKGILGVGLALAQAVLFMAIVGGLAHQPLIIITTLLLASFFVVGTGFLVASLARDVNSVTGWGMVILILFAIPGFGAVVPGLLADWARVIPSYYLIDTVNRVANYGAGWSEVGGNLAITAAVTAVILAAGLVALRRRFQ; encoded by the coding sequence ATGAACGGCCGGGTCATCGGGGCTCTGCTCAAAAAAGACCTCTCCCTCTTCATGAGTTCCCGGTTCTATCTGTTCATCACCATCCTGAGCCTGGTGTTTTACGTGGCCATCTATCTCATCATGCCGGCCAATACAGAGGAGAAGCTTTCCCTGGGCATGCATGCCCCGCTAGTGCCTCCGGCTTTCGAGATGCTGGCCGCCGAGGGGACCGAGGTGAGTTACTTCGACAGCGATGAAGCGCTGAGAGAGGCAGTGCTGGCGGGTGACTTTAATGTAGGCCTGACCCTGCCGACAGACATCATGGATACCTGGGCCGACGGTGGCAAGCCGGAGATAACCGTGTATTATGCCGCCACCGCACCGCCGGAGATAGCCGAGGCCGTCATCACCCTGGTCAGGGAACTGTCCTACATCCAGACCGGCGATATACTGGCCTTCGACACCACCGAGGAGGTCATGGGGCCGGATCTGCTGGGCGAGCAGATAGCTTTACGCGACCGGATGCGGCCGATGCTGGTCATCCTGATACTGCTGACCGAAATCATGACGCTGGCCTCGCTCATCGCCGTGGAAATCGCCCAGGGCACCGCCCGGGCGCTCCTGGTGACGCCGATGCGCACCGGCGACCTGTTCACCGCCAAGGGCATCCTGGGCGTCGGTCTGGCGCTGGCTCAGGCAGTGTTGTTCATGGCTATCGTCGGCGGCCTGGCGCATCAACCGCTCATCATTATAACCACCCTGCTCCTGGCCAGTTTCTTCGTGGTGGGCACCGGATTCCTGGTGGCCTCGCTGGCCCGGGATGTCAATTCGGTCACCGGCTGGGGCATGGTCATCCTGATACTCTTCGCCATACCGGGGTTCGGCGCCGTGGTGCCGGGACTGCTGGCGGACTGGGCGCGGGTTATTCCATCTTATTACCTGATAGATACCGTCAACCGGGTGGCCAATTACGGCGCCGGCTGGAGTGAAGTGGGCGGCAACCTGGCGATTACCGCCGCGGTCACCGCCGTGATACTGGCCGCCGGGCTGGTGGCTTTAAGGAGGCGTTTCCAATGA
- a CDS encoding ABC-type multidrug transport system, permease component (KEGG: gwc:GWCH70_1443 ABC-type multidrug transport system, permease component) encodes MNIFKREFKANLKALVIWCLAYAGMMGIASVEFSVYNDQADEVNQFLESLPEALQQAFGMDGLRLDIPEGYYGYLAGFIILASCIYATLLGAQILSREINKRTAETTFTLPVTRQHMVSWKLAVAVLNCFILTAVTFAGTLAAFSPYEMSADFIKGVGVYMLIILLLEMFFLGMGLLISMLLKRHKRTGSIAASITVGVYFLSFIAKINENTEFLKYFTPFEFFPAPEVVNGRELETFGFIIAPLATATFFFAAYRLVRFKDL; translated from the coding sequence ATGAATATATTCAAGCGCGAATTCAAAGCCAACCTGAAAGCCCTGGTCATCTGGTGCCTGGCCTATGCCGGAATGATGGGTATCGCTTCGGTGGAGTTTTCGGTGTACAACGACCAAGCCGACGAGGTCAATCAGTTTCTGGAATCACTGCCGGAAGCCCTACAGCAAGCCTTCGGCATGGACGGACTGAGACTGGATATTCCGGAGGGCTATTACGGCTACCTGGCCGGATTCATCATCCTGGCTTCCTGTATCTACGCCACCCTGCTGGGAGCTCAGATACTGTCCCGGGAAATCAACAAACGCACCGCCGAGACCACCTTTACCCTGCCGGTGACGCGGCAACACATGGTAAGCTGGAAACTGGCCGTGGCCGTCCTCAATTGCTTTATCCTGACGGCAGTGACCTTCGCCGGAACCCTGGCGGCCTTCTCTCCCTATGAGATGAGCGCCGATTTCATCAAGGGCGTCGGTGTCTATATGCTGATCATCCTTCTCCTCGAGATGTTCTTCCTGGGAATGGGCCTGCTGATTTCGATGCTTCTGAAGCGCCACAAGAGGACCGGTTCCATTGCCGCATCGATTACGGTTGGTGTCTATTTCCTGTCGTTCATCGCTAAAATCAACGAAAACACCGAGTTCCTGAAATACTTCACACCCTTCGAGTTCTTCCCGGCGCCGGAGGTGGTCAACGGCCGGGAATTGGAAACTTTCGGTTTCATTATCGCCCCGCTGGCGACGGCGACCTTTTTCTTCGCCGCCTACCGGCTGGTAAGATTCAAGGATTTGTAA
- a CDS encoding hypothetical protein (KEGG: tad:TRIADDRAFT_59984 hypothetical protein), giving the protein MVAAGQPVTGNDSNQKCDTYAQHDDGKHQEEYHSALLAEQFDEGLNFTRPQTGAGLVSVMAMTRSA; this is encoded by the coding sequence ATGGTAGCCGCCGGTCAGCCCGTCACCGGTAATGATTCAAATCAAAAGTGCGATACCTATGCCCAGCACGATGACGGAAAACACCAGGAAGAATATCACAGTGCCCTTCTCGCCGAACAATTTGACGAAGGCCTGAATTTTACCAGGCCCCAGACGGGTGCCGGTTTAGTCAGTGTGATGGCGATGACCAGAAGCGCATAA
- a CDS encoding ABC-2 type transporter (PFAM: ABC-2 type transporter~KEGG: det:DET0114 ABC transporter, substrate-binding protein, putative), translated as MKIGRVGTLVRNEVIHGPKDFMVALAVVFPILAALFINLAFGNIFTEKAKLGIYDQGGSAVVAVLEESEALSVSSFDSELALRSAATDGSVDMGIVLPEDFDTAVESGVIRLKAFVWGESLAKNRAVIPVALADAVRTVKGSELPVDIEQVALGDEAGLSWSNRLLPLIVLIGVFYGGLMLPSSGLINEKQNRTLEALYVTPTTLGEIFLSKGIIATTLATFMGVLTLVLSGTFGGQVLLVILVLFLGAIMGTEIGLLAGAWVNDMNSLFSVLKAGGILLFGPAIVYMFPQIPTWVGYLFPTYYVVRPVVDLSVAGASFGDVAPFIAVLAVLVLAGGWLVASVVRRMSTRALRLA; from the coding sequence ATGAAAATCGGACGCGTCGGTACGCTGGTCAGGAACGAAGTAATCCACGGCCCCAAGGACTTCATGGTAGCTCTGGCCGTAGTCTTCCCCATCCTGGCGGCGCTGTTCATCAACCTGGCCTTCGGCAACATCTTCACCGAAAAGGCCAAACTGGGCATTTACGACCAGGGCGGTTCAGCGGTGGTAGCGGTACTGGAAGAATCAGAGGCGCTGAGCGTCAGCTCTTTCGACAGCGAATTGGCCCTCCGGTCGGCGGCAACCGACGGCTCGGTGGACATGGGCATTGTCCTGCCGGAAGACTTCGATACGGCCGTTGAGTCCGGTGTCATCCGACTCAAGGCTTTTGTCTGGGGCGAAAGCCTGGCCAAAAACAGGGCTGTCATTCCGGTAGCCCTGGCCGACGCGGTACGGACGGTGAAAGGTTCGGAACTGCCGGTTGATATCGAACAGGTAGCCCTGGGTGACGAAGCCGGCCTGTCCTGGAGCAACCGGCTGTTGCCGCTCATCGTGCTGATTGGGGTATTTTACGGCGGACTGATGCTACCGTCATCAGGGCTGATAAACGAGAAGCAGAACCGCACGCTGGAAGCGCTTTATGTCACGCCGACGACGCTGGGCGAGATTTTCCTGTCCAAAGGCATCATCGCCACCACTCTGGCTACCTTCATGGGGGTGCTGACGCTGGTGCTGTCCGGCACCTTCGGCGGTCAGGTGTTACTGGTGATACTGGTGCTTTTCCTGGGCGCCATCATGGGAACCGAAATCGGCCTGCTGGCCGGCGCCTGGGTAAACGACATGAACTCCCTGTTCTCTGTGCTGAAAGCCGGAGGCATTCTGCTGTTCGGCCCGGCCATCGTCTATATGTTCCCGCAGATACCGACCTGGGTAGGGTACCTGTTCCCGACTTATTACGTGGTAAGGCCGGTGGTGGACCTGTCGGTGGCCGGCGCCTCCTTCGGCGATGTCGCCCCGTTCATCGCCGTGCTGGCAGTGCTGGTACTGGCCGGCGGCTGGCTGGTGGCCAGCGTGGTGCGGCGGATGTCCACCCGGGCGCTGAGACTGGCCTGA
- a CDS encoding transcriptional regulator, TetR family (PFAM: regulatory protein TetR~KEGG: deb:DehaBAV1_0252 TetR family transcriptional regulator), whose protein sequence is MAVRKNIERPDRRQKIIDAAVSLFHRTHDVRKVTVEDIAGAAGVSPTTVYNQFGNRDALVFEAARSLIRDILANARNFMLSDLPFPAKLTGMIYGKLELTANVNSEIITRLMTQDAKIAPFLEEIYGNEVNQLWLEMLEEGKRQDYIERSLSPDAFLAYMDAMRIGFSAKGDLFKDWQNRMDLIEELSRLFFYGFLKKDVDLFGKKEKQGHD, encoded by the coding sequence ATGGCAGTCAGGAAAAACATCGAACGACCCGATCGGCGGCAGAAAATCATCGACGCCGCGGTCAGCCTGTTCCACCGGACTCACGACGTGCGGAAGGTAACCGTCGAGGATATCGCCGGGGCGGCCGGGGTTTCGCCCACGACCGTGTATAACCAATTCGGCAACCGCGACGCCCTGGTTTTTGAGGCGGCCCGATCCCTGATTCGGGACATTCTGGCCAACGCCCGGAATTTCATGCTCTCTGACCTGCCGTTTCCCGCCAAACTGACCGGTATGATATACGGCAAACTGGAACTGACGGCCAACGTCAATAGCGAAATAATCACCCGACTGATGACCCAGGATGCGAAAATCGCCCCGTTCCTTGAAGAAATTTACGGAAATGAGGTCAACCAATTGTGGCTGGAGATGCTGGAGGAAGGCAAACGTCAGGATTATATCGAGCGTTCGTTAAGCCCCGATGCATTTCTAGCCTACATGGACGCCATGCGTATCGGCTTTTCTGCCAAGGGGGATTTATTCAAGGACTGGCAGAACCGCATGGATTTGATTGAAGAACTGTCCCGGCTGTTTTTTTACGGCTTCCTGAAAAAGGACGTTGACCTGTTCGGCAAGAAGGAGAAACAAGGGCATGACTGA
- a CDS encoding ABC transporter related protein (KEGG: dev:DhcVS_125 ABC transporter, type 2, ATP-binding protein~PFAM: ABC transporter related~SMART: AAA ATPase) → MTEKSIIVENLTYRYGDLLAVDHVSFEVGQGEILGFLGPNGSGKTTTQKMLTGQLLPKEGRALLLGIDVARNPDGVQARIGVCFEQTNLYEAMSALDNLKLFAELFGVKEFDGYALLKRVGLAGREKDKVSGYSKGMKQRLMIARSMVNTPEILFMDEPTSGLDPVSAESIRRIILEERGRGATVFLTTHDMWEADKLCDRVAFLESGRIAALDTPHALKQLHGKRSLVAEIAAPDGKLSRREVALDNDKTATDIQRLFDDGKVVTLHSEEATLEDIFIKITGRRLTE, encoded by the coding sequence ATGACTGAAAAATCCATCATCGTGGAAAACCTGACCTACCGCTACGGCGACCTGCTGGCGGTGGATCATGTCAGCTTCGAGGTCGGCCAGGGGGAGATATTGGGATTTCTGGGGCCCAACGGCTCCGGCAAGACCACCACACAGAAGATGCTGACCGGCCAACTCCTGCCGAAGGAAGGCCGGGCGCTGTTACTGGGTATCGACGTGGCCAGGAACCCGGACGGGGTGCAGGCGCGCATCGGCGTCTGCTTCGAGCAGACCAATCTGTACGAAGCGATGAGCGCCCTGGACAATCTGAAGCTGTTCGCCGAACTGTTTGGGGTCAAGGAATTCGACGGCTACGCCCTGCTGAAGCGGGTAGGCCTGGCCGGGCGGGAAAAGGACAAGGTGTCCGGCTATTCCAAGGGCATGAAGCAACGCCTGATGATTGCCCGTTCCATGGTCAACACCCCGGAAATCCTGTTTATGGACGAACCGACTTCCGGGCTGGACCCGGTTTCCGCCGAGTCTATCCGGCGTATCATCCTGGAGGAACGGGGCCGGGGCGCTACGGTGTTTCTGACCACCCATGACATGTGGGAAGCCGACAAACTGTGCGACCGGGTGGCTTTCCTGGAGAGCGGGCGCATCGCCGCCCTGGATACGCCACACGCCCTGAAACAGCTTCACGGCAAACGCTCGCTGGTGGCCGAAATCGCCGCTCCGGACGGTAAGCTGTCCCGCCGGGAAGTAGCGCTGGACAACGATAAAACGGCAACCGACATCCAGCGGCTGTTCGACGACGGCAAAGTAGTCACCCTGCATTCCGAAGAAGCCACACTGGAGGACATTTTCATCAAGATTACCGGACGGAGGCTGACAGAATGA